The following coding sequences lie in one Eubacterium ventriosum genomic window:
- a CDS encoding acyltransferase family protein, whose translation MEQKKGAGRIAKWDNARWILITLVVICHFFENYLGNPVANSLFFYVYTFHMPAFFLIAGLFSKKTVEDRRIDKVAPYILIYIFIKIVNWIVQMIIYGKYTSINWFVESGVAWFALAMFFMYIITFYTKRFKPVYVFVLSVVIAMILGYTGENTDIFCWLRIVNFYPFFYLGYVISIEDITKWLENKKIKVMAIISLITYFVICYVGIDKIFWLRFLLTGRSGYYRLEYGMAYGPLIRLGVYVISFFIVFMFLSIMPKRRFILSKIGQRSLSVYVFHYVFIYIYMASSLYKYLPYKYPNKWWLFIVAIGIVVTLICGTKWPDALCKWIMNSNIKYRKNAKQ comes from the coding sequence ATGGAGCAAAAAAAAGGAGCGGGTAGAATAGCAAAATGGGATAACGCAAGATGGATTCTGATTACACTTGTAGTTATATGCCATTTTTTTGAAAATTATTTAGGAAACCCAGTAGCTAATTCACTGTTTTTTTATGTATACACATTTCATATGCCGGCATTCTTCCTTATAGCAGGTTTGTTTTCAAAGAAAACAGTAGAAGACAGAAGAATCGACAAAGTTGCACCTTACATATTAATTTACATATTTATTAAAATAGTAAATTGGATTGTACAAATGATAATTTACGGGAAATATACTTCTATAAATTGGTTTGTTGAATCGGGAGTTGCATGGTTTGCATTGGCAATGTTTTTTATGTATATAATAACATTTTACACAAAACGCTTTAAACCGGTTTATGTGTTTGTCTTATCTGTAGTTATTGCAATGATTTTAGGCTATACAGGTGAGAATACAGATATTTTCTGTTGGTTGAGAATTGTTAATTTTTATCCATTTTTCTATTTAGGATATGTTATTTCAATAGAAGACATAACGAAATGGTTGGAAAATAAAAAAATAAAAGTAATGGCAATTATTTCGTTGATTACTTATTTTGTAATATGTTATGTAGGAATTGACAAAATCTTTTGGCTAAGATTTTTGTTAACAGGAAGAAGTGGATATTACCGTTTGGAATATGGAATGGCATATGGTCCGCTGATTAGATTAGGAGTGTATGTTATTTCATTCTTTATAGTATTTATGTTCCTAAGCATTATGCCGAAAAGAAGATTTATTTTATCAAAGATAGGTCAGAGAAGCTTAAGTGTATATGTATTCCACTATGTTTTTATCTATATTTATATGGCAAGCAGTTTGTACAAATATTTGCCTTACAAGTATCCTAACAAATGGTGGTTATTTATTGTTGCAATTGGAATAGTAGTCACATTAATATGTGGAACAAAATGGCCTGATGCATTATGCAAATGGATTATGAATAGTAATATTAAATATAGAAAGAATGCCAAACAGTAA
- a CDS encoding DUF5662 family protein, which translates to MNFFQKLTGHFLTITRHRHKVIAHCAKAGILWQGLRHDLSKYTPTEFIPGVKYYMGDRSPNEGERMDKGYSKAWLHHKGRNRHHFEYWVDYNMKSHKNEPVEMPYNYVAEMYCDRLAAGKIYNGDKYKQTDPLEYFVRRKSSRIIHPKTSDEIEKLLVITANEGEDAAFKCIRQKLKSQKKV; encoded by the coding sequence ATGAATTTTTTTCAAAAATTAACAGGACATTTTTTAACAATAACACGCCATAGACATAAGGTTATTGCCCATTGCGCAAAGGCGGGAATATTGTGGCAGGGACTTAGACACGACCTGTCAAAATATACTCCAACTGAGTTTATCCCTGGAGTAAAATACTATATGGGAGATAGAAGTCCAAATGAAGGGGAAAGAATGGACAAGGGCTATTCTAAGGCATGGTTACATCATAAGGGACGTAACAGACATCATTTTGAATATTGGGTTGATTACAATATGAAAAGTCATAAGAACGAACCTGTTGAAATGCCTTATAATTATGTAGCGGAAATGTACTGTGACAGACTGGCAGCAGGCAAAATATATAACGGTGATAAATACAAACAGACTGATCCGTTAGAATATTTTGTCAGAAGAAAATCAAGTAGAATTATTCATCCAAAAACCAGTGATGAAATTGAAAAGCTACTTGTTATAACTGCCAATGAGGGAGAAGATGCAGCATTTAAATGCATAAGACAGAAATTAAAAAGCCAGAAGAAAGTATAG
- a CDS encoding glycosyltransferase family 2 protein: MKPILYIVIPCYNEEEVLPITKDLFLNKLKELISKEKISDSSRVMFVNDGSKDSTWEIIKKLALEDEHFIGITQSRNRGHQNAVLAGLMEAKDKCDITISIDCDGQDDINAMNEMVDEYLEGSEIVYGVRSKRDTDTFFKRATAEGFYKVLNIMGAEVVFNHADYRLVSSRVLNEFANFKEVNLFLRGMFPLVGFKSTSVYYERNERIAGESHYPLKKMLALAFDGITSLSIKPIRMITSFGFIVALVSFIFIIVSIIQKFVGTTVTGWTSTIAVICFVSGVQLICMGVLGEYIGKIYMEVKHRPRYIISERTEDLKEKDK; encoded by the coding sequence ATGAAGCCAATATTATACATAGTTATACCTTGTTATAATGAAGAAGAGGTTTTACCTATTACAAAAGACTTATTTTTAAACAAACTTAAGGAATTAATTTCAAAAGAAAAGATCAGTGATTCAAGTAGAGTAATGTTTGTTAATGACGGCAGTAAGGATTCAACATGGGAGATTATTAAGAAGCTGGCATTAGAAGATGAACATTTCATCGGAATTACACAGAGTAGAAACAGAGGACATCAGAATGCAGTTCTTGCAGGTTTGATGGAAGCAAAAGACAAGTGTGACATTACTATATCTATTGACTGTGACGGTCAGGATGATATTAATGCCATGAATGAAATGGTTGATGAATATTTAGAAGGAAGCGAAATCGTGTATGGTGTGCGTTCTAAGAGAGATACAGATACTTTCTTTAAAAGAGCCACTGCTGAAGGCTTCTATAAAGTTTTAAATATAATGGGAGCAGAGGTTGTGTTTAACCATGCAGATTACAGACTTGTTAGTAGTAGAGTTCTTAATGAGTTTGCTAATTTTAAGGAAGTTAATCTTTTCCTTAGAGGAATGTTTCCACTTGTAGGTTTTAAGAGCACAAGCGTATATTATGAAAGAAATGAAAGAATTGCAGGGGAAAGTCATTATCCGTTAAAGAAGATGCTGGCACTTGCATTTGATGGAATTACAAGTTTAAGCATTAAACCAATACGAATGATTACAAGCTTTGGCTTTATTGTGGCATTGGTAAGTTTCATTTTTATTATAGTTTCTATTATACAGAAATTCGTTGGCACAACAGTAACAGGATGGACAAGTACAATAGCTGTTATATGTTTTGTTAGCGGTGTTCAGTTAATATGTATGGGTGTTCTTGGAGAATATATTGGAAAGATATATATGGAAGTAAAACACAGACCACGTTACATAATTAGTGAACGAACAGAAGATTTAAAAGAGAAGGATAAGTAA
- a CDS encoding GtrA family protein encodes METIKQLFIKYKEIIMYLIMGGGTTVVNWVVYSLMVMFCHPGNHLTGPLHISASTIDVFVANVVSWVLAVTFAYITNKLFVFESYSWNPKFVLKELSLFLSARIATGLIEIFGVPFLVSHGFNQAIFGLEGSVCKITMSFLVVLLNYVFSKLVIFKKDKTEA; translated from the coding sequence ATGGAAACTATTAAACAACTTTTTATTAAATATAAAGAAATTATTATGTACCTTATTATGGGTGGTGGAACCACTGTTGTTAACTGGGTAGTTTACAGTCTTATGGTTATGTTTTGCCATCCGGGCAACCATTTAACAGGACCCCTTCATATTTCAGCAAGCACTATTGATGTTTTTGTTGCCAATGTGGTTTCATGGGTTTTAGCTGTAACTTTTGCTTACATAACAAACAAGCTTTTCGTATTTGAAAGTTATTCATGGAATCCTAAGTTTGTTCTTAAGGAATTAAGCTTATTCTTGTCTGCGAGAATCGCAACAGGTTTAATCGAAATCTTCGGTGTTCCTTTCCTTGTAAGCCACGGATTTAATCAGGCAATCTTCGGATTGGAAGGTAGCGTGTGCAAGATTACAATGTCATTTCTTGTTGTATTACTTAACTATGTATTCAGCAAACTTGTTATTTTTAAAAAAGATAAAACAGAAGCTTAA
- a CDS encoding Ig-like domain-containing protein, producing MSKNSVTKKLITTLALLTCLCGIGTLSVHAAPKAVSFNNNSKKITMFATQRKQLKVKLSGNYKKSDVVYSSSNKKVATVNKKGVVKALKKGNITVYAQIKGTSKKAKCKVKVFKNVKSIKVVGRKKHYYIGQQYQLNYKTTPKKTLEEITWDSSNDNVATISEDGLLTIKKKGKVKITVYSKETKVKKTYKIKTEEFPQISFKNGNKATVKYGNNYQIVLQYTNHDIEKIQYKSEDQSIATVDDNGLITTKRPGEVYITATPSKKKETLRMLLVVENKTGFFENSLLYDNIDTSGCNKLMIVAHPDDETLWGGAHLKSGNWFVVCLTNHFTDVRKNEFKSVMEKAGIKGIILDYPDLVRDANKKWVKYDWDSVKDGVAADVTKLIKSKNWDLIATHSPAGETGHIHHKNTDQAVTNACRITGNYDKLWYFGKCYWTIPAGLKRITDEELTFKQSLVDLYKNETKPINTYWAQMIPYENWVKATDYVAGK from the coding sequence ATGAGCAAAAATTCAGTAACAAAAAAATTAATTACAACTCTTGCTTTGCTGACATGTCTATGTGGCATTGGTACATTAAGCGTACATGCAGCTCCAAAAGCTGTATCTTTTAACAACAATAGCAAAAAGATAACAATGTTTGCTACACAGCGCAAGCAGCTTAAAGTCAAGTTATCAGGCAATTACAAAAAGAGCGATGTAGTTTATTCTTCATCAAACAAAAAGGTAGCCACTGTAAATAAGAAAGGGGTTGTCAAGGCTCTTAAAAAAGGTAACATTACAGTATATGCCCAGATTAAAGGTACTTCAAAAAAGGCTAAATGCAAGGTTAAAGTTTTTAAAAATGTAAAATCAATCAAAGTTGTTGGCAGGAAGAAACATTATTACATAGGTCAGCAGTATCAGTTAAATTACAAGACTACACCTAAGAAAACATTGGAAGAAATAACTTGGGACAGTTCTAACGATAATGTTGCCACAATATCTGAAGATGGTTTACTTACAATAAAGAAAAAAGGTAAAGTCAAAATCACTGTTTACTCCAAAGAAACAAAGGTTAAAAAGACTTATAAAATTAAAACTGAGGAATTTCCACAGATTAGTTTTAAGAATGGCAATAAAGCAACAGTTAAATACGGAAACAATTATCAGATTGTTCTTCAGTACACAAATCATGACATTGAAAAAATACAGTATAAATCTGAAGATCAATCTATAGCAACAGTTGATGACAATGGTCTTATAACAACAAAGAGACCGGGTGAAGTTTACATTACTGCAACTCCTTCAAAAAAGAAAGAAACATTAAGAATGCTCTTAGTTGTAGAAAATAAAACAGGCTTCTTTGAAAATTCATTATTATATGACAACATTGATACTAGCGGATGTAACAAGCTTATGATTGTTGCCCATCCTGATGACGAAACATTATGGGGCGGTGCTCATTTAAAATCAGGTAACTGGTTTGTTGTATGTCTTACAAATCATTTCACAGATGTTAGAAAGAATGAATTTAAGTCTGTAATGGAAAAAGCAGGCATTAAGGGAATTATTTTAGATTATCCTGACCTTGTTAGAGATGCTAATAAGAAATGGGTTAAATATGATTGGGATTCTGTAAAAGACGGTGTTGCTGCTGATGTAACTAAACTTATTAAGAGTAAGAATTGGGATTTGATTGCAACACATAGTCCTGCCGGAGAAACAGGTCATATCCATCACAAAAACACAGACCAGGCTGTAACAAACGCATGTAGAATCACTGGTAATTATGATAAATTATGGTACTTTGGCAAATGCTACTGGACAATACCTGCCGGTCTTAAGAGAATTACAGATGAAGAATTAACATTCAAGCAGTCTTTAGTTGACTTATACAAGAATGAAACAAAACCTATCAATACATATTGGGCTCAGATGATTCCTTATGAAAACTGGGTTAAGGCAACAGATTATGTTGCAGGAAAATAA
- a CDS encoding rhomboid family intramembrane serine protease yields MNSYDNNGQINNYNNSYMNEPEQRKIPYVTAVLVAINVVVFLVMEFFGSTESGEYMYAHGASYAPDIFENGQWYRILTSMFMHFGAEHLINNMVMLYILGYQIEENFGRVKYLITYFICGIAGGIISSGIEMITGEYSISAGASGAIFGIFGVLLVMIFKSRKQLGQVSAPRLILLFILMVFGNMQEGVDWMAHLGGAVTGVVIALAIYRPGNKPLHL; encoded by the coding sequence ATGAACAGTTACGATAATAACGGACAGATAAATAACTACAATAATTCATATATGAATGAACCGGAGCAGAGGAAAATCCCATATGTAACAGCAGTGCTTGTTGCAATAAATGTGGTAGTCTTTCTAGTGATGGAATTTTTTGGCTCAACAGAAAGTGGTGAATATATGTATGCTCACGGAGCATCATATGCACCGGATATTTTCGAAAACGGACAATGGTATAGAATACTAACAAGTATGTTTATGCATTTTGGAGCAGAACACCTGATAAACAACATGGTAATGCTTTATATCCTTGGATATCAGATAGAAGAAAACTTCGGAAGAGTAAAATATCTTATAACATACTTTATATGTGGCATAGCCGGAGGCATAATCTCATCAGGAATCGAAATGATAACAGGAGAGTACTCCATAAGTGCCGGAGCTTCAGGAGCAATTTTTGGCATCTTCGGTGTCCTACTGGTAATGATATTCAAAAGCAGAAAACAACTGGGACAGGTATCTGCACCACGACTAATCTTGTTATTTATACTAATGGTCTTCGGCAACATGCAGGAAGGCGTAGATTGGATGGCACATCTGGGCGGAGCAGTTACAGGAGTTGTTATTGCATTAGCAATATATAGACCTGGAAACAAACCGCTACATTTATAA